The Tripterygium wilfordii isolate XIE 37 chromosome 4, ASM1340144v1, whole genome shotgun sequence genome has a window encoding:
- the LOC119996686 gene encoding uncharacterized protein LOC119996686 isoform X2, with product MSKVTAGSFSLYYSGLKAGHFTREKWKGKLKKTEWRCHGVVKNQMTAKPARYSSRISTDIPLIESPGASFDQYLEDKPRVFTAIFPDKRGSHQLNEEEWRIQMLPINFLFRTVWPTVDMRLRFKSGGRDYPPEVPADITKVLELDITRWELRGPDEVLEPAHFTLGVKGALYPDRRGAQSRLKGLMEINISFVLPPVLALIPEDVCRSVAESVLTRMVENMKNKVNGSLIADYGEFKRTRPKNLQD from the exons ATGAGTAAAGTTACAGCAGGTTCGTTTAGTCTGTACTATAGTGGGTTGAAAGCTGGGCACTTTACAAGAGAAAAATGGAAGGGGAAGCTAAAGAAGACAGAGTggagatgccatggagttgtcAAGAACCAGATGACAGCGAAACCTGCCAGATACTCTTCAAGGATTTCCACTGACATCCCTCTCATTGAGTCTCCAGGG GCTTCATTTGATCAATATTTGGAGGATAAGCCCAGGGTCTTCACAGCGATTTTCCCTGACAAAAGGGGGAGCCACCAACTGAATGAG GAAGAGTGGAGAATTCAGATGCTGCCTATAAACTTTTTGTTCCGAACTGTCTGGCCAACAGTAGACATGAGACTGAGATTCAAATCGGGAGGGAGAGACTATCCACCAGAAGTACCTGCTGATATCACAAAAGTTCTCGAGCTGGACATT ACCAGGTGGGAGCTCCGTGGACCGGACGAGGTTCTTGAGCCGGCTCATTTCACACTTGGTGTAAAAGGAGCCTTGTATCCGGATAGACGGGGAGCACAAAGCAGGCTTAAAGGTCTGATGGAGATAAATATAAGCTTTGTTCTTCCTCCTGTGCTTGCTTTGATTCCTGAAGATGTTTGCAGAAGCGTTGCGGAGTCG GTGTTGACAAGAATGGTGGAGAACATGAAGAATAAAGTTAATGGCAGTTTGATTGCGGATTATGGTGAGTTCAAGAGGACGAGACCTAAAAACCTCCAGGATTGA
- the LOC119996686 gene encoding uncharacterized protein LOC119996686 isoform X4, whose protein sequence is MSKVTAGSFSLYYSGLKAGHFTREKWKGKLKKTEWRCHGVVKNQMTAKPARYSSRISTDIPLIESPGASFDQYLEDKPRVFTAIFPDKRGSHQLNEEEWRIQMLPINFLFRTVWPTVDMRLRFKSGGRDYPPEVPADITKVLELDITRWELRGPDEVLEPAHFTLGVKGALYPDRRGAQSRLKGVDKNGGEHEE, encoded by the exons ATGAGTAAAGTTACAGCAGGTTCGTTTAGTCTGTACTATAGTGGGTTGAAAGCTGGGCACTTTACAAGAGAAAAATGGAAGGGGAAGCTAAAGAAGACAGAGTggagatgccatggagttgtcAAGAACCAGATGACAGCGAAACCTGCCAGATACTCTTCAAGGATTTCCACTGACATCCCTCTCATTGAGTCTCCAGGG GCTTCATTTGATCAATATTTGGAGGATAAGCCCAGGGTCTTCACAGCGATTTTCCCTGACAAAAGGGGGAGCCACCAACTGAATGAG GAAGAGTGGAGAATTCAGATGCTGCCTATAAACTTTTTGTTCCGAACTGTCTGGCCAACAGTAGACATGAGACTGAGATTCAAATCGGGAGGGAGAGACTATCCACCAGAAGTACCTGCTGATATCACAAAAGTTCTCGAGCTGGACATT ACCAGGTGGGAGCTCCGTGGACCGGACGAGGTTCTTGAGCCGGCTCATTTCACACTTGGTGTAAAAGGAGCCTTGTATCCGGATAGACGGGGAGCACAAAGCAGGCTTAAAG GTGTTGACAAGAATGGTGGAGAACATGAAGAATAA
- the LOC119996686 gene encoding uncharacterized protein LOC119996686 isoform X1 has protein sequence MSKVTAGSFSLYYSGLKAGHFTREKWKGKLKKTEWRCHGVVKNQMTAKPARYSSRISTDIPLIESPGASFDQYLEDKPRVFTAIFPDKRGSHQLNEEEWRIQMLPINFLFRTVWPTVDMRLRFKSGGRDYPPEVPADITKVLELDITRWELRGPDEVLEPAHFTLGVKGALYPDRRGAQSRLKGLMEINISFVLPPVLALIPEDVCRSVAESVRPLKPLHVQYGIFNYICICDKTMCVDKNGGEHEE, from the exons ATGAGTAAAGTTACAGCAGGTTCGTTTAGTCTGTACTATAGTGGGTTGAAAGCTGGGCACTTTACAAGAGAAAAATGGAAGGGGAAGCTAAAGAAGACAGAGTggagatgccatggagttgtcAAGAACCAGATGACAGCGAAACCTGCCAGATACTCTTCAAGGATTTCCACTGACATCCCTCTCATTGAGTCTCCAGGG GCTTCATTTGATCAATATTTGGAGGATAAGCCCAGGGTCTTCACAGCGATTTTCCCTGACAAAAGGGGGAGCCACCAACTGAATGAG GAAGAGTGGAGAATTCAGATGCTGCCTATAAACTTTTTGTTCCGAACTGTCTGGCCAACAGTAGACATGAGACTGAGATTCAAATCGGGAGGGAGAGACTATCCACCAGAAGTACCTGCTGATATCACAAAAGTTCTCGAGCTGGACATT ACCAGGTGGGAGCTCCGTGGACCGGACGAGGTTCTTGAGCCGGCTCATTTCACACTTGGTGTAAAAGGAGCCTTGTATCCGGATAGACGGGGAGCACAAAGCAGGCTTAAAGGTCTGATGGAGATAAATATAAGCTTTGTTCTTCCTCCTGTGCTTGCTTTGATTCCTGAAGATGTTTGCAGAAGCGTTGCGGAGTCGGTTAGACCACTAAAGCCCCTTCATGTGCAGTATGGGATTTTTAACTACATATGTATATGTGATAAAACTATGT GTGTTGACAAGAATGGTGGAGAACATGAAGAATAA
- the LOC119996686 gene encoding uncharacterized protein LOC119996686 isoform X3, whose product MSKVTAGSFSLYYSGLKAGHFTREKWKGKLKKTEWRCHGVVKNQMTAKPARYSSRISTDIPLIESPGASFDQYLEDKPRVFTAIFPDKRGSHQLNEEEWRIQMLPINFLFRTVWPTVDMRLRFKSGGRDYPPEVPADITKVLELDITRWELRGPDEVLEPAHFTLGVKGALYPDRRGAQSRLKGLMEINISFVLPPVLALIPEDVCRSVAESVRPLKPLHVQC is encoded by the exons ATGAGTAAAGTTACAGCAGGTTCGTTTAGTCTGTACTATAGTGGGTTGAAAGCTGGGCACTTTACAAGAGAAAAATGGAAGGGGAAGCTAAAGAAGACAGAGTggagatgccatggagttgtcAAGAACCAGATGACAGCGAAACCTGCCAGATACTCTTCAAGGATTTCCACTGACATCCCTCTCATTGAGTCTCCAGGG GCTTCATTTGATCAATATTTGGAGGATAAGCCCAGGGTCTTCACAGCGATTTTCCCTGACAAAAGGGGGAGCCACCAACTGAATGAG GAAGAGTGGAGAATTCAGATGCTGCCTATAAACTTTTTGTTCCGAACTGTCTGGCCAACAGTAGACATGAGACTGAGATTCAAATCGGGAGGGAGAGACTATCCACCAGAAGTACCTGCTGATATCACAAAAGTTCTCGAGCTGGACATT ACCAGGTGGGAGCTCCGTGGACCGGACGAGGTTCTTGAGCCGGCTCATTTCACACTTGGTGTAAAAGGAGCCTTGTATCCGGATAGACGGGGAGCACAAAGCAGGCTTAAAGGTCTGATGGAGATAAATATAAGCTTTGTTCTTCCTCCTGTGCTTGCTTTGATTCCTGAAGATGTTTGCAGAAGCGTTGCGGAGTCGGTTAGACCACTAAAGCCCCTTCATGTGCA GTGTTGA
- the LOC119996674 gene encoding uncharacterized protein At5g39570, producing MPYYSRSEDDVNEFDDYDPTPYGGGYDIVLTYGRPIRPTEDTCYPNSSSDDFDYNRPQYSSSAEPSAYADEALQTEYSSYARPKPRPAPGFVPGGGGGYGGSRPEPAYGFEPGMNRPGYGSGSAGGTGYGRRPESEEPGSEYGSGYGRKAEFGAPESEYESGYGRKPEQDYGSGYGGRTESEYGSGYGGRKEPEYGSGYGGRKEPEYGSGYGGRTEPEYGSGYGGRTESQYGSGYGGKTESGYGESTEYEGRRSESGYGRKQGYGEEQQSGYGYGGERTEYEKPSHGRTEYERTGHGGDEPPRRQIRESEEGGYGRRSDGKSEDYRKPSYGRRDEDDDDSPKYGRKKHGDDSSNDDEDEEKKKHRYKHHHHKHKHHDDE from the exons ATGCCGTACTACTCAAGAAGCGAGGACGACGTCAACGAGTTCGACGATTACGATCCCACCCCCTATGGTGGCGGTTACGACATTGTTCTCACCTATGGTCGCCCGATTCGGCCAACTGAGGACACCTGTTACCCCAATTCCTCTTCTGATGACTTTGATTACAATCGTCCCCAGTACTCGTCCTCTGCCGAACCCTCTGCCTATGCTGATGAGGCTCTCCAGACTGAGTACAGCAGCTATGCTCGCCCTAAACCCCGACCTGCTCCCGGTTTTGTTCCAGGTGGGGGAGGAGGATATGGAGGGTCTAGGCCAGAGCCTGCTTATGGGTTTGAACCTGGTATGAATAGGCCTGGATATGGATCTGGGTCAGCTGGCGGGACTGGATATGGCCGGAGGCCTGAGTCTGAGGAGCCCGGATCAGAGTATGGATCTGGGTATGGTCGTAAGGCCGAGTTTGGGGCCCCTGAATCAGAATATGAATCCGGTTATGGCCGGAAACCTGAGCAAGATTACGGATCTGGTTATGGCGGGAGGACTGAATCCGAGTACGGATCAGGCTATGGGGGGAGGAAGGAACCCGAGTACGGATCAGGTTATGGCGGGAGGAAGGAACCCGAGTACGGTTCAGGTTACGGAGGAAGGACTGAGCCCGAATATGGAAGTGGCTATGGCGGAAGGACTGAATCCCAGTATGGCTCGGGATATGGCGGGAAAACCGAGTCCGGATATGGAGAAAGTACCGAGTATGAGGGTAGGAGGTCAGAGTCTGGGTATGGCCGTAAGCAGGGATATGGGGAGGAGCAGCAAAGTGGGTATGGCTATGGAGGAGAAAGAACTGAGTATGAGAAGCCAAGCCATGGAAGGACTGAATATGAGAGGACTGGCCATGGAGGAGATGAACCCCCAAGAAGGCAGATCCGTGAAAGCGAGGAAGGAGGCTATGGAAGGCGGAGTGATGGAAAATCTGAGGACTACAGGAAACCCTCTTATGGTAGgcgtgatgaagatgatgatgatagtcCAAAGTATGGCCGCAAGAAACAT GGGGATGATAGCTctaatgatgatgaggatgaggagaaaaagaaacatcGCTAtaaacaccaccaccacaagcACAAGCACCATGATGACGAATGA
- the LOC119996687 gene encoding transmembrane emp24 domain-containing protein p24delta9-like, translating to MFGLNTVVIIILGLLSITAQSLRFDLQSGQTKCISEDIKSNAMTVGKYSVVNPSEGHSMPETHRLTTRVTSPYGNNHHYGNHVETGNFAFTAAEAGDYTVCFWAPDHKPPATVTIDFEWRSGLHAKDWSNVARKGQIEVMELELKKLYDTVISIHDEMFYLREREVEMQELNRSTNTKMAGLSFLSLMVCLSVAGLQLWHLKTFFERKKLL from the exons ATGTTTGGATTGAATACTGTTGTGATTATAATTCTAGGGTTACTGTCAATAACGGCACAATCTCTGCGGTTCGATCTGCAATCGGGGCAAACAAAGTGCATTTCGGAGGACATAAAGAGCAATGCCATGACCGTCGGCAAGTACAGCGTCGTCAATCCCAGCGAAGGACACTCTATGCCGGAGACCCACAGACTCACTACCAGG GTGACTTCTCCATATGGGAACAATCATCACTATGGGAATCATGTGGAAACAGGAAATTTTGCATTCACAGCTGCAGAGGCTGGTGATTACACTGTTTGTTTTTGGGCACCTGATCATAAGCCTCCAGCAACAGTGACAATTGATTTTGAGTGGAGATCTGGTCTACATGCTAAGGATTGGTCTAATGTTGCTAGGAAAGGCCAGATTGAA GTAATGGAACTTGAGTTGAAGAAATTGTATGACACTGTAATTTCCATTCATGATGAGATGTTTTATCTCCGCGAGAG GGAGGTAGAAATGCAAGAACTTAATAGATCAACAAACACCAAAATGGCTGGCCTCAGTTTCCTTTCGCTCATGGTTTGTTTGTCAGTAGCGGGTTTGCAATTATGGCATCTGAAGACGTTCTTCGAGAGGAAAAAGCTGCTCTAG
- the LOC119996663 gene encoding phosphate transporter PHO1 homolog 9-like: MKFGKEFAAQMIQEWQEAYMDYRHLKKVLKDILHFRKKHSSPSPTAATTSKGKLKRRVSLYRTFSGLTSRINGRSPKGNEDEVILVSAVQGEGIDSTHYQTMFLMSAGDEGENELLFFRRLDVEFNKVLDFYKKKVEEAMGEARELSEQMNALIAFRIKVDDPVFRGAKMTNLANNGVLGSDHPSRTGQSNMETIQEVEMSSESVSEEGEQRISKSDHIQGFRPAPLEVLDHVKINISPDTPVSTVKTILNCFNSGVSYSKKELKMVESIMMRALVEFYQKLLSLKSYCFLNQLAFSKIMKKYDKITSRNASKEYLRMVDNSYLSRSDEITKLMERVEVTFVKHFASGNRRKGMAILRPNARRERHKTTYFFGFFSGGAIALIVAIFVLLHARDVFQSAGRTQYMDNIFPLYSLFGFIALHMVMYAGNVYFWKRYRVNYSFIFGFKQGTELGYREVLLLSSGLVVLTFAGVLSNLDMEMDPRTESFMAATELVPLGLLTLVLLITFCPFNIIYCSSRFFLIRSAFHCICAPFYKVTLPDFFLADQLTSQVQAFRSLEFYICYYGWGDFMRRSNTCQASDIYEAFNYVVTIIPYWLRFLQCFRRLLEEKERMHALNGLKYMSTIIAVAAKTGYELNKTMTWKTTAIVTCGVATVVNTYWDIVIDWGLLQRNSRNPWLRDKLLVPNKIVYFVAMVLNVVLRLAWMQTVLGFTEAPFLHRTALIAIVASLEIIRRGLWNFFRLENEHLNNVGKYRAFKSVPLPFNYDDREDKM, from the exons ATGAAGTTCGGCAAGGAATTCGCAGCACAGATGATACAAGAGTGGCAAGAAGCGTACATGGACTACCGCCATCTCAAAAAAGTATTGAAAGACATACTACATTTCAGGAAGAAACACTCGTCACCATCACCAACAGCAGCAACAACTTCCAAAGGAAAATTGAAGAGAAGGGTTTCACTCTACAGAACCTTTAGTGGTCTAACAAGCAGAATTAATGGAAGATCTCCCAAGGGAAATGAAGATGAAGTGATACTAGTTAGTGCTGTTCAAGGTGAAGGGATTGATTCAACCCATTACCAGACAATGTTTTTAATGTCGGCAGGCGATGAAGGAGAGAATGAGCTTCTGTTCTTTAGAAGGCTTGATGTTGAGTTCAATAAGGTACTTGATTTCTATAAGAAGAAAGTGGAGGAAGCGATGGGAGAGGCTCGTGAGTTGAGTGAACAAATGAATGCTTTGATTGCTTTTCGGATTAAGGTCGATGATCCTGTCTTTCGAGGGGCTAAGATGACCAATCTGGCAAACAATGGCGTTCTGGGTTCTGATCATCCTTCAAGAACAG GGCAATCAAATATGGAGACAATTCAGGAAGTTGAGATGAGCAGTGAAAGTGTTTCAGAAGAAGGAGAACAGAGAATAAGCAAGAGTGATCATATCCAGGGCTTTAGACCAGCTCCACTAGAAGTACTTGATCATGTGAAGATTAATATAAGCCCTGATACGCCAGTATCGACTGTGAAAACTATCCTAAATTGCTTCAATTCGGGCGTGTCGTACAGCAAGAAAGAGTTGAAGATGGTGGAGTCAATAATGATGCGAGCTCTTGTCGAATTCTATCAAAAGCTTCTGTCTTTGAAAAGCTACTG CTTCTTGAATCAATTGGCATTCTCCaagatcatgaagaagtatgaCAAG ATAACTTCAAGGAATGCTTCGAAGGAGTACTTACGGATGGTTGACAATTCATATCTTAGCCGCTCTGATGAG ATTACTAAGCTCATGGAAAGAGTAGAGGTTACATTCGTTAAACACTTTGCGAGTGGAAATCGTCGAAAAGGAATGGCCATATTAAGACCAAACGCCAGAAGAGAAAGGCATAAAACTACTTATTTCTTTG GATTCTTTTCTGGCGGCGCAATAGCACTCATTGTGgccatttttgttcttttacatGCCAGAGATGTCTTCCAGAGTGCAGGACGTACACAGTACATGGACAACATATTCCCTCTTTACAG TTTGTTCGGATTCATTGCCTTGCATATGGTGATGTATGCTGGAAATGTGTACTTTTGGAAGCGTTATAGGGTCAATTATTCCTTCATTTTCGGGTTCAAGCAAGGAACTGAGTTGGGTTATAGAGAAGTATTACTTCTAAGTTCAGGCCTTGTAGTACTTACATTTGCTGGAGTTCTGTCAAACCTGGACATGGAGATGGATCCAAGAACAGAAAGTTTCATGGCAGCAACTGAGTTAGTTCCTCTTGGACTGCTCACT CTTGTTCTTCTGATAACATTCTGCCCGTTCAACATCATATATTGTTCAAGTCGCTTCTTCCTTATCCGCAGTGCATTTCATTGCATTTGTGCTCctttttacaag GTCACTCTCCCGGATTTTTTCCTTGCAGATCAGCTTACTAGCCAA GTACAAGCTTTCAGAAGTTTGGAATTCTATATTTGCTACTATGGTTGGGGGGATTTCATGAGGAGGTCAAACACATGTCAAGCAAGCGATATTTACGAGGCCTTCAATTATGTCGTAACAATTATTCCATACTGGCTTCGTTTCCTCCAG TGTTTTCGACGTTTACtcgaagagaaagaaagaatgcATGCACTAAATGGGCTGAAATACATGTCAACAATCATCGCAGTCGCTGCCAAAACAGGTTACGAATTGAACAAAACAATGACTTGGAAAACCACGGCCATAGTCACTTGTGGTGTTGCAACAGTTGTCAACACATATTGGGACATAGTCATAGACTGGGGTCTTCTACAAAGAAATTCAAGAAATCCATGGCTTAGAGACAAGCTCCTTGTACCAAATAAAATTGTCTACTTTGTAGCTATG GTGTTAAATGTCGTACTAAGGCTTGCCTGGATGCAGACCGTGTTAGGCTTCACAGAAGCACCTTTTCTACACAGAACAGCCTTGATTGCAATAGTTGCAAGCTTGGAGATCATTCGCCGCGGCCTCTGGAATTTCTTCAG GTTGGAGAATGAGCACTTGAATAATGTGGGGAAGTATAGAGCTTTCAAGTCAGTACCACTACCTTTCAACTATGATGACCGTGAAGATAAGATGTAG
- the LOC119996692 gene encoding SPX domain-containing protein 4-like, with translation MKFGKEFRTHLEETLPGWRDKFLRYKPLKKLLKNLNNNQDASPAVDLVHLQHWFIRILNEELRKFNDFYSDEEEEFVILLQELKERIERIKEKSSKDGVFTSESEFSEEMMDIRRDLVTIHGKMVLLINYSSLNFAGLIKILKKYDKRTGGLLCLPFTQLALRQPFFRTEPLTRLVHECEANLELLTPLEAEVVEFHNHNTQDLSNPPLSTTTNILDETSANLGEETVDLYRGTLAAMRAIQGLQKASSTCNPLSFSSLYKSKDDESTGAVTAENSASNSPATLQNEDDPNQDNAPLV, from the exons ATGAAATTCGGGAAGGAATTCAGGACCCATCTGGAGGAAACCCTACCGGGATGGAGGGACAAGTTCCTCCGCTACAAACCTCTCAAGAAACTCCTCAAGAATCTCAACAACAACCAAGATGCATCTCCTGCCGTTGATCTTGTCCATCTTCAGCACTGGTTCATTAGGATCCTCAACGAGGAGCTTCGAAAGTTTAATGATTTCTATTCTGATGAAGAGGAAGAGTTCGTCATCCTCCTTCAG GAGCTGAAGGAAAGAATTGAGCGCATTAAGGAGAAGAGTAGCAAGGATGGGGTTTTTACGTCTGAAAGTGAATTTAGTGAAGAAATGATGGATATTCGTAGAGACCTTGTCACCATTCATGGGAAGATGGTGCTTCTCATAAATTATAGCTCCCTAAATTTTGCAG GACTGATTAAGATTTTGAAGAAGTATGATAAGCGAACTGGGGGATTGTTGTGTCTCCCTTTCACGCAACTCGCCCTTCGTCAGCCATTCTTCAGAACTGAACCTCTCACAAGGCTGGTCCATGAATGCGAGGCTAATCTTGAGCTCTTGACACCATTGGAAGCCGAAGTAGTTGAGTTTCATAATCATAACACACAAGACCTTTCAAATCCACCATTAAGTACCACGACAAACATCCTGGATGAAACTTCCGCTAATCTTGGAGAGGAAACCGTGGACCTATATCGTGGCACCCTTGCTGCAATGAGAGCCATACAAGGCCTTCAAAAAGCAAGCTCTACTTGCAATCCATTGTCATTTTCATCACTCTACAAAAGCAAGGATGACGAGAGTACTGGCGCTGTTACTGCAGAGAACTCAGCTTCAAACTCTCCAGCCACCTTGCAGAATGAAGATGACCCCAATCAAGATAATGCCCCTTTAGTCTAA
- the LOC119996456 gene encoding transcription factor MYB106-like, which translates to MGRSPCCDKVGLKKGPWTPEEDQKLLAYIEEHGHGSWRALPAKAGLQRCGKSCRLRWTNYLRPDIKRGKFSLQEEQTIIQLHALLGNRWSAIATHLPKRTDNEIKNYWNTHLKKRLTKMGIDPVTHKTKNDALLSTGGQSKNAANLSHMAQWESARLEAEARLVRESKLRSSFNNTPTTYNLSSASAQPNRSLDILKAWSSGGCDLESPTSILRFSENAPPIMTSSVGDNSVPTIEFVGTSGNSSSETGIIKEEGEEDWKSMENSVSFTSGLHHDMTLSIEAAWTSPESLRGNSEHVSIMEEEGFTSLLLNDSVDRSLSDGGKDSDNCGGGEGSEYYEDNKNYWNSILNLMNSSPDHSPML; encoded by the exons ATGGGTCGATCACCCTGTTGTGACAAGGTTGGCTTGAAGAAAGGACCATGGACTCCTGAGGAAGATCAAAAACTCTTGGCTTATATTGAAGAACATGGTCATGGAAGCTGGCGTGCCTTGCCTGCAAAAGCTG gccttcaaagatgtggtaAGAGCTGCAGACTTAGATGGACTAATTATCTAAGACCTGACATTAAGAGAGGCAAATTCAGTTTGCAAGAGGAACAGACCATCATTCAACTCCATGCCCTCTTGGGGAACAG GTGGTCAGCTATAGCCACTCACTTACCAAAAAGAACAGACAATGAAATCAAAAACTATTGGAATACCCATCTTAAGAAAAGATTAACCAAAATGGGCATTGATCCAGTCACTCACAAGACTAAAAATGATGCTCTGCTGTCCACTGGTGGCCAATCCAAGAATGCAGCTAACCTTAGCCACATGGCTCAGTGGGAAAGTGCCCGGCTCGAAGCCGAGGCTAGATTGGTTAGAGAATCAAAGCTTAGATCATCTTTTAACAACACCCCAACAACATACAATCTTTCATCAGCTTCAGCTCAGCCAAATAGGTCACTTGACATACTGAAAGCTTGGAGTAGTGGTGGGTGTGACTTGGAGTCTCCAACATCAATTCTCAGATTCTCTGAAAATGCACCACCTATCATGACTTCCTCAGTTGGGGACAACTCAGTTCCTACAATTGAATTTGTGGGTACTTCAGGTAATTCATCATCAGAGACAGGAATTATCAAAGAAGAAGGGGAAGAAGATTGGAAAAGTATGGAGAATTCTGTGTCTTTCACTTCAGGACTTCATCATGATATGACTCTATCTATTGAAGCTGCTTGGACTTCTCCAGAATCTTTGAGAGGTAATAGTGAGCATGTTAGTATTATGGAGGAAGAAGGCTTTACTAGTCTTCTGCTTAATGATTCCGTTGACCGGAGTTTATCCGATGGTGGCAAAGACAGTGACAattgtggtggtggtgaaggTAGCGAGTATTATGAAGATAACAAGAATTACTGGAACAGCATTTTAAATTTGATGAACTCTTCCCCAGATCATTCACCAATGCTGTGA
- the LOC119996415 gene encoding NAC domain-containing protein 100-like yields the protein MENISRLGKEEEEEEMELPPGFRFHPTDEELISEYLFQKVLDRCFSCRAIGEVDLNKCEPWELPWMAKMGEKEWYFFCVRDRKYPTGLRTNRATDAGYWKATGKDREIYKAKTLVGMKKTLVFYKGRAPKGEKTNWVMHEYRLEGKYSAYNLPKTARNDWVICRVFQKSSGGKKTHISGLTRLSSGGNEFHRSSVLPPLTDSSPNRSDNRTTNTIVDTPHPHVTCFSNAILEDQKSQVDMANTNSFNTSPESTLFTKSSLPTSSLFSSQFAPSLGNLQYPDNALMPEQSILRFLFENNYANMTQNSKEFSQGTDISSVVSNHDLVDDPSCSGGPVDLDCLWNY from the exons ATGGAAAACATTTCAAGGCTGGgtaaagaggaggaagaagaagaaatggaattGCCTCCCGGGTTTCGATTCCATCCGACAGACGAAGAGCTTATATCAGAATACTTGTTCCAAAAAGTACTTGATAGGTGTTTCTCTTGTAGAGCTATTGGTGAGGTTGATTTGAACAAGTGTGAGCCTTGGGAGTTACCCT GGATGGCTAAAATGGGTGAGAAAGAGTGGTATTTTTTCTGTGTGAGAGACAGAAAGTACCCAACAGGGTTGAGAACAAACAGAGCCACTGATGCTGGTTATTGGAAGGCTACGGGGAAAGATCGAGAGATTTATAAGGCTAAAACACTTGTTGGGATGAAGAAAACTCTTGTTTTCTACAAAGGAAGAGCACCAAAAGGTGAAAAAACCAACTGGGTTATGCATGAATACAGATTAGAAGGCAAATACTCAGCCTACAATCTCCCCAAAACAGCCAGG AATGATTGGGTTATTTGCAGGGTGTTTCAAAAGAGTTCTGGTGGAAAGAAAACACATATTTCTGGACTGACGAGGCTGAGCTCCGGCGGCAACGAATTCCACCGGTCGTCGGTGTTGCCTCCACTGACAGATTCATCGCCAAACAGAAGTGATAACAGAACCACAAACACCATAGTCGATACGCCTCACCCTCACGTGACCTGCTTCTCCAACGCAATATTGGAGGACCAGAAATCCCAAGTGGACATGGCTAATACTAACAGCTTTAATACCTCCCCTGAATCGACACTATTCACAAAATCCTCTCTTCCaacatcttctttattttcctctCAATTTGCACCAAGTCTGGGGAATCTGCAGTACCCAGATAATGCTCTGATGCCTGAACAGTCTATACTGAGGTTTTTGTTTGAAAACAATTATGCAAACATGACACAGAACTCAAAAGAATTCTCACAGGGTACCGATATCTCTTCGGTTGTATCGAATCATGATTTGGTTGATGATCCATCATGTTCAGGTGGACCAGTTGACCTTGATTGTCTCTGGAATTATTGA